The Acidobacteriota bacterium genome includes a region encoding these proteins:
- a CDS encoding circadian clock KaiB family protein has protein sequence MKDKHEFHFRLYVCGHTGRSQRAIAVLQKLCEEKLAGRSELEVIDVLAEPGRADEDRVLATPTLIKLAPAPIRRVVGDLSDPSRLGEALDLPD, from the coding sequence ATGAAGGACAAACACGAGTTCCATTTCCGACTCTACGTCTGCGGGCACACCGGCCGGAGCCAGCGGGCGATCGCAGTGCTGCAGAAGCTGTGCGAAGAGAAGCTGGCCGGACGCAGTGAGTTGGAAGTGATCGATGTGCTGGCCGAACCCGGCCGTGCCGACGAGGACAGGGTGCTTGCGACCCCCACGTTGATCAAGCTGGCCCCCGCCCCTATCCGGCGCGTGGTCGGTGATTTATCGGACCCGTCTCGCCTGGGCGAGGCCCTCGACCTCCCTGACTAG
- a CDS encoding sodium:alanine symporter family protein has product MVETITAANGWLNGYVWGWPMIVLLVGTGLLLTILTGGVQFRYLGVALREVLGKLTQKAAGPGEVSPFQAVATALASTVGVGNIAGVATAISIGGPGALFWLWVSGILGMCTKFAEIVIALHYREKDSAGQMRGGAMYVLRKGLGLPWLGTIFAGFVALAAFGIGNMVQSNSVAASLQASFGLSPSITGVMLALLTGAVILGGIKRIGHLTEYLVPFMALVYLGGGLFILARFAGEIPAALSLVFTSAFSGAAATGGFAGATIMLAMRYGIARGLFSNEAGLGSAPIVHAAAKTDHPVRQGLYGIFEVFIDTILVCTTTGLAILVTGVWSGGATGAALAGEAFSVGLPGTWGNIVVTTSLVLFAFSTVVGWSYYGETGIVYLFGARAAMPYKMAWLVFIYLGAVGSLHLVWDVADTLNGLMAIPNLVAVLGSIALLRKLTREFFATAR; this is encoded by the coding sequence ATGGTCGAAACAATTACCGCTGCGAACGGCTGGTTAAACGGGTACGTCTGGGGCTGGCCGATGATCGTGCTGCTGGTGGGCACGGGCCTGCTGTTGACGATCCTCACCGGCGGCGTCCAGTTCCGCTATCTCGGCGTCGCGCTGCGCGAGGTGCTGGGCAAGCTGACGCAGAAGGCGGCTGGCCCCGGCGAGGTGTCGCCCTTCCAGGCCGTGGCTACCGCGTTGGCGTCGACGGTTGGCGTCGGCAACATCGCTGGTGTCGCCACCGCGATCTCGATCGGCGGACCCGGGGCGTTGTTCTGGCTGTGGGTGTCCGGCATTCTCGGCATGTGCACCAAGTTCGCCGAGATCGTCATCGCGCTCCACTACCGCGAGAAGGACAGCGCCGGGCAGATGCGCGGCGGAGCGATGTACGTGTTGAGGAAAGGGCTCGGCCTGCCGTGGCTCGGCACGATCTTCGCGGGTTTCGTGGCGCTGGCCGCCTTCGGTATCGGCAACATGGTGCAGTCGAACTCGGTCGCGGCCAGCCTGCAGGCCTCGTTCGGGTTGAGTCCGTCGATCACCGGCGTGATGCTGGCCCTGCTCACGGGCGCGGTGATCCTCGGCGGTATCAAGCGCATCGGCCACTTAACCGAGTACCTCGTGCCGTTCATGGCGCTCGTCTACCTCGGTGGCGGCCTGTTCATTCTGGCGCGCTTCGCCGGCGAGATTCCGGCGGCGCTGTCGCTGGTGTTCACGAGCGCGTTCTCGGGCGCGGCCGCGACCGGCGGCTTCGCCGGCGCCACGATCATGCTGGCCATGCGCTACGGCATTGCGCGCGGCCTGTTCTCGAACGAGGCGGGCCTGGGCAGCGCACCGATTGTGCACGCCGCGGCGAAAACCGATCACCCCGTGCGACAAGGCCTCTACGGCATCTTCGAGGTCTTTATCGATACGATCCTGGTGTGCACGACGACGGGCCTGGCGATCCTGGTGACCGGCGTATGGTCAGGAGGCGCCACGGGCGCCGCCCTGGCGGGTGAAGCGTTCTCGGTCGGCCTGCCCGGCACGTGGGGCAACATCGTGGTGACGACCAGTCTGGTGCTGTTTGCGTTTTCCACGGTGGTTGGCTGGAGTTACTACGGCGAAACCGGCATCGTCTATCTCTTCGGCGCCCGCGCCGCCATGCCTTACAAGATGGCGTGGCTGGTGTTCATTTACCTCGGCGCCGTCGGGTCGCTCCACCTGGTGTGGGATGTGGCGGATACGCTTAATGGGCTGATGGCCATTCCCAACCTGGTCGCCGTGCTCGGTTCGATTGCGCTGCTGCGCAAGCTCACGCGAGAGTTCTTCGCGACCGCGCGGTAG
- the trmFO gene encoding methylenetetrahydrofolate--tRNA-(uracil(54)-C(5))-methyltransferase (FADH(2)-oxidizing) TrmFO: MIHVIGGGLAGCEAAWQAAESGADVTIHEMRPVRPTAVHQTDGLAELVCSNSFRADKLDNAVGLIKEEMRRLGSLVMAAADATRVPAGAALAVDRHAFSKAVTARVQAHSRIRVERGEVDRVPGAEWSPVIIATGPLTSDALSRDIQAMVGEEHLSFYDAISPIVLAESIDMSKVFRASRWGRNVWSANPGEALEATEEGDYLNCPMTRAEYDAFYAALITAESATVHDFDNTKFFEGCLPIEVMAHRGEGTLRFGPMKPVGLKDPRTGRLPYAVVQLRQDTLAGDHYSLVGFQTQIKWGDQSRLLKMIPGLENAEFVRFGMVHRNTYICGPKVLLPTWQTRQRPDLFFAGQVSGVEGYVESAASGLVAGRNAAALARGEAPQAPPRTTAIGSLAHYVSHADPKNYQPTNITHGIMPPLDDPPRDKMKKKLMIAERALADLDAWRGVALGLEA; this comes from the coding sequence ATGATTCATGTAATTGGCGGCGGACTCGCGGGTTGCGAGGCGGCGTGGCAGGCTGCGGAGTCCGGCGCCGACGTCACGATTCACGAGATGCGGCCGGTGCGGCCGACGGCGGTCCACCAGACCGACGGCCTGGCCGAACTGGTCTGCAGCAACTCGTTTCGCGCCGACAAGCTCGATAACGCGGTCGGCCTGATCAAGGAGGAGATGCGCCGGCTTGGATCGCTCGTCATGGCGGCGGCCGACGCGACGCGGGTGCCGGCCGGCGCGGCCCTGGCTGTCGATCGCCACGCTTTTTCGAAAGCGGTCACCGCCCGGGTGCAGGCCCATTCGCGCATTCGCGTCGAGCGTGGGGAAGTGGACCGGGTGCCGGGCGCCGAGTGGTCGCCGGTGATTATCGCGACCGGGCCCTTGACCTCGGATGCCCTGTCCAGGGACATCCAGGCTATGGTGGGCGAGGAGCACCTGTCGTTTTACGACGCGATCAGCCCGATCGTGCTCGCTGAGTCGATCGACATGTCGAAAGTGTTCCGCGCATCGCGTTGGGGCCGTAACGTGTGGAGCGCCAATCCCGGCGAGGCCCTTGAGGCGACCGAGGAAGGTGACTACCTGAACTGTCCGATGACCAGGGCCGAGTACGACGCGTTTTATGCAGCGTTGATCACGGCCGAATCGGCGACGGTTCACGATTTCGACAACACCAAATTCTTCGAGGGCTGCCTGCCGATCGAGGTCATGGCGCACCGTGGCGAGGGCACGCTGCGCTTCGGCCCGATGAAACCGGTTGGCCTCAAGGATCCGCGCACCGGCCGCCTGCCCTACGCCGTCGTGCAATTGCGCCAGGACACGCTGGCCGGCGACCACTACAGCCTCGTGGGCTTCCAGACCCAGATCAAGTGGGGCGACCAGTCGCGCCTGCTCAAGATGATTCCGGGCCTCGAGAACGCCGAGTTCGTGCGTTTCGGCATGGTCCACCGCAACACCTACATCTGCGGCCCCAAGGTCCTGCTGCCGACGTGGCAGACCCGGCAGCGGCCCGACCTGTTCTTTGCCGGGCAGGTCTCGGGCGTCGAAGGCTATGTGGAATCAGCGGCCTCCGGCCTGGTGGCGGGCCGCAATGCCGCCGCCCTGGCGCGCGGCGAGGCGCCGCAGGCGCCACCACGAACCACCGCCATCGGCTCGCTGGCCCATTACGTCTCGCACGCCGATCCCAAGAACTATCAGCCGACCAACATCACGCACGGCATCATGCCGCCTTTGGACGACCCGCCGCGCGACAAGATGAAGAAGAAGCTGATGATCGCCGAGCGCGCGCTTGCTGATCTTGATGCCTGGCGCGGAGTGGCTTTGGGGCTTGAGGCTTGA
- the kaiC gene encoding circadian clock protein KaiC, whose translation MNSISFEKLPSYIDGFDHIAGGGLPFGRTTLVAGSAGSCKSVFAAQFLAAGILHAGEAGVFVTFEESVNDLRRNMTGFGWDIAAWERAGKWAFVDAAPEFDAPTSVIGEFDFNALIARIEHAVKQTGARRLSMDTLGAVFSHFADSPTVRRELLRVAEAVKRMGVTAVMTAERTVEYGELSQFGVEEFVADNVVVLRNTLAAQKRRRTLEILKFRGSFHHKGEYPFTVVPDHGIVIIPLSAIELNQQSSSERMTSGSADLDTMCGGGFFRDSIVLISGATGTGKTLMATEFIAGGARHQERSLLFAFEESRQQLFRNASGWGVDLPRMESEGLLRICCEYPEAAGMEDHLIRMKKIIEEYRPRRVAVDSLSALERVSSVQSFREFVIWLTSYIKQQQIAGLFTATTPNLFGGTSVTDEHISTITDSIILLRYVEMHGEMRRGVMILKMRGSSHDKDIREFLIDATGMRIGRPFREISGILSGRPRQAVGMELERIHGFYPQE comes from the coding sequence ATGAATAGCATCAGTTTCGAGAAACTCCCGTCATATATCGACGGCTTCGACCATATCGCCGGCGGGGGCTTGCCGTTTGGGCGGACAACGCTCGTCGCCGGGTCGGCTGGCAGCTGCAAGTCCGTCTTCGCGGCCCAATTCCTGGCCGCGGGCATCCTGCACGCGGGCGAAGCCGGGGTCTTCGTCACGTTCGAAGAATCAGTGAACGATCTCCGGCGGAACATGACCGGCTTCGGCTGGGACATCGCGGCCTGGGAGCGCGCCGGCAAGTGGGCCTTTGTCGACGCCGCCCCGGAGTTCGATGCGCCGACGAGCGTGATCGGGGAGTTCGATTTCAACGCCTTGATCGCCCGCATCGAGCACGCAGTAAAGCAGACCGGAGCGCGCCGGCTCTCCATGGACACGCTGGGCGCGGTGTTTTCCCATTTTGCCGACAGCCCCACGGTCCGGCGTGAGCTCTTGCGGGTCGCGGAAGCCGTCAAACGCATGGGCGTGACCGCGGTGATGACGGCCGAGCGCACCGTGGAATATGGTGAACTATCCCAGTTCGGAGTCGAAGAGTTCGTGGCGGACAACGTCGTCGTCCTCCGCAATACCCTCGCGGCGCAGAAGCGGCGGCGCACCTTGGAAATCCTGAAATTCCGCGGCTCGTTCCACCACAAGGGGGAATACCCGTTTACCGTGGTGCCGGACCATGGCATCGTGATCATTCCACTGTCCGCGATCGAACTCAACCAGCAATCGTCAAGCGAGCGCATGACCTCCGGGAGCGCGGATCTCGACACCATGTGCGGGGGAGGATTCTTCCGCGATTCCATTGTGCTCATCTCCGGGGCGACCGGCACCGGCAAGACGTTGATGGCCACCGAGTTCATCGCCGGCGGGGCCCGCCACCAAGAGCGGTCTCTGCTCTTCGCGTTCGAGGAGAGCCGCCAGCAACTATTCCGCAACGCCAGCGGCTGGGGCGTCGACCTCCCCCGCATGGAGAGCGAGGGGTTACTGCGCATTTGCTGCGAGTATCCGGAGGCCGCCGGCATGGAGGATCATTTGATCCGGATGAAAAAGATCATTGAGGAATACCGCCCGAGGCGCGTGGCGGTGGACAGCCTTTCCGCCCTCGAGCGGGTGTCCTCGGTCCAGAGCTTCCGCGAATTCGTCATCTGGCTGACCTCCTACATCAAGCAACAGCAGATCGCCGGCCTCTTTACCGCCACTACCCCGAATCTGTTCGGCGGCACTTCGGTGACCGATGAGCACATCTCGACCATCACCGACTCGATCATCCTGCTCCGCTATGTGGAAATGCACGGCGAAATGCGGCGCGGGGTCATGATCCTGAAGATGCGCGGTTCCAGTCACGACAAGGACATCCGCGAGTTCCTCATCGACGCCACCGGCATGCGGATCGGCCGGCCCTTCCGGGAAATCTCCGGCATCCTTTCCGGGCGGCCGCGTCAGGCGGTCGGCATGGAGCTCGAACGCATCCACGGTTTCTATCCCCAAGAGTAG
- a CDS encoding MATE family efflux transporter, with product MKRWWPLFLEAIRGSDRDYTVGPVGSALVLLSVPMVLEMAMESLFAVVDVFFVARVGAEAVATVGVTESMLTIVYTVAMGLGIGATAVVARRMGERDDDGAAQAAAQAIALGLLISIAVGIFGYLNAERLLRVMGATPSMIESSLGYAQVMFAGNATVTLLFLNNAIFRGAGDPAIAMRVLWIGNGINIVMDPVLIFGLGPFPELGVTGAAVATNTGRGIAVLIQFWTLWSGKSRIHITRRHLELVPAVMWNVCRLSGVGFLQILIDTSSYIGLVRVIATFGSDALAGYTIGIRVIIFAMMPAWGLGNAAATMVGQALGAGKPERANEAVWTAAKYNALVLGVVGALFVAFAPEIVAIFTADAAVAPNAIACLRIVSGGFVFFAYGLVLTQSFNGAGDTWTPTWINLGSFWCLQIPLAWLLAIQFGMGPNGVYIAMTVAFSTLAIASGLIFRRGKWKNKRV from the coding sequence ATGAAACGTTGGTGGCCCCTCTTTCTTGAAGCGATTCGCGGTTCTGACCGCGACTACACGGTGGGCCCGGTCGGCTCCGCCCTCGTCCTGCTGTCGGTGCCCATGGTCCTCGAAATGGCCATGGAGTCGCTGTTCGCGGTGGTCGATGTGTTCTTCGTGGCGCGGGTCGGCGCCGAGGCGGTGGCGACGGTCGGCGTCACCGAATCAATGCTCACGATTGTCTACACCGTAGCGATGGGCCTGGGCATTGGCGCCACCGCGGTGGTGGCCCGCCGCATGGGCGAGAGGGACGACGACGGCGCCGCGCAGGCGGCCGCGCAAGCGATCGCGCTCGGCCTGCTGATCTCGATCGCGGTTGGCATATTCGGCTACCTCAATGCCGAGCGGCTGCTGCGGGTGATGGGCGCCACGCCCTCGATGATCGAGTCGTCGCTCGGCTACGCCCAGGTGATGTTCGCCGGCAACGCCACCGTGACCCTGTTGTTCCTGAACAACGCGATTTTCCGTGGCGCGGGCGATCCGGCCATCGCCATGCGGGTGCTCTGGATCGGCAATGGCATCAACATCGTGATGGATCCGGTCCTGATTTTCGGGCTCGGGCCGTTCCCGGAACTGGGCGTCACCGGCGCGGCGGTGGCCACCAACACCGGCCGCGGCATTGCCGTGCTAATCCAGTTCTGGACGCTCTGGTCGGGGAAGAGCCGCATTCACATCACGCGCCGCCACCTGGAGCTAGTGCCAGCCGTGATGTGGAACGTGTGCCGCCTGAGCGGCGTGGGCTTCCTGCAGATCCTGATCGACACGTCCAGCTACATCGGCCTGGTCCGGGTGATTGCGACCTTCGGCAGCGATGCGCTGGCCGGCTACACCATCGGCATCCGGGTCATCATTTTTGCGATGATGCCGGCGTGGGGGCTCGGCAACGCGGCGGCGACCATGGTGGGGCAGGCGCTTGGCGCCGGTAAGCCCGAGCGTGCTAACGAGGCGGTGTGGACGGCGGCCAAGTACAACGCCTTGGTGCTGGGTGTGGTGGGCGCGCTGTTCGTGGCGTTCGCGCCCGAGATCGTGGCGATCTTCACGGCCGATGCCGCCGTGGCGCCGAATGCCATCGCCTGCCTTCGCATCGTCAGCGGTGGCTTCGTGTTCTTCGCCTACGGCCTCGTGCTGACGCAGTCGTTCAACGGCGCTGGCGACACGTGGACGCCGACCTGGATCAACCTGGGCTCCTTCTGGTGCTTGCAGATTCCGCTGGCGTGGCTGCTGGCCATCCAGTTCGGCATGGGCCCGAACGGCGTCTACATTGCGATGACCGTGGCGTTCTCGACGCTGGCGATCGCCAGCGGGCTGATCTTTCGCAGGGGAAAGTGGAAGAACAAGAGAGTTTGA
- a CDS encoding cobalamin-dependent protein (Presence of a B(12) (cobalamin)-binding domain implies dependence on cobalamin itself, in one of its several forms, or in some unusual lineages, dependence on a cobalamin-like analog.), with protein MTGTSNTADLLTRRRLELSQILVDREFARHPELEQRYGATAREKSLQDVGFHLAHLAQALAVGNPPLFTDYVAWARIVLAQRRVRSEDLAFHLSCLADVLREQLPGEAGESAAAYVERAVQAMPGMPDDLPTFLHEGAPLSPLAHQYLEALRRGERQVASRIVLSAVENGTTVQDIYLQVFQPVQYEIGRLWQTNRISVAQEHYCTAATQLIMSQLYPLIFAAEKHGRTLVATGVAGDLHELGIRMVADFFEMGGWHTYYLGTNTPHAAVIAAVQDRNGDVLAISATMPYHVENVRELIAAVRRQPDLSHVKILVGGGPFNRDPELWSKLGADGTAVDAQFALRLADESTGEEQQ; from the coding sequence ATGACCGGCACTTCCAACACCGCTGATCTCCTCACGCGCCGGCGGCTCGAGCTCTCGCAGATCCTCGTGGATCGCGAGTTTGCCCGTCACCCGGAACTTGAGCAGCGTTACGGCGCGACGGCGCGGGAGAAGTCGCTCCAGGATGTCGGCTTCCATCTGGCGCACCTGGCTCAGGCTCTCGCGGTCGGCAATCCTCCGCTGTTCACAGATTATGTCGCCTGGGCGCGGATCGTGCTCGCCCAGCGTCGGGTGCGGTCCGAGGACTTGGCATTCCACCTCAGCTGCCTGGCTGACGTTCTGCGGGAGCAGCTGCCCGGTGAGGCAGGCGAGAGTGCCGCTGCTTACGTGGAGCGGGCGGTGCAGGCGATGCCCGGAATGCCGGATGACCTGCCAACCTTCCTGCATGAGGGAGCGCCCCTCTCGCCGCTGGCCCACCAGTATCTGGAGGCGTTGCGCCGGGGAGAACGTCAGGTCGCCAGCCGGATCGTGCTGTCTGCGGTGGAGAACGGCACGACAGTCCAAGATATCTATCTGCAGGTATTTCAGCCAGTGCAGTATGAGATCGGTCGCCTCTGGCAGACCAACCGCATCTCGGTCGCGCAAGAGCACTATTGCACCGCGGCGACCCAACTCATCATGTCGCAGCTCTATCCGCTCATCTTCGCGGCTGAAAAGCACGGGCGGACGCTCGTGGCGACGGGCGTCGCGGGCGACCTCCACGAGCTCGGGATCCGCATGGTGGCTGATTTTTTCGAGATGGGGGGCTGGCACACCTATTATCTCGGGACCAACACCCCGCATGCCGCGGTCATCGCGGCCGTGCAGGACCGCAACGGCGACGTGCTCGCGATCTCTGCCACCATGCCGTATCACGTCGAGAACGTCCGTGAGCTGATCGCAGCGGTCCGCCGCCAGCCTGACCTGAGTCATGTGAAAATCCTGGTCGGCGGAGGCCCGTTCAACCGCGATCCGGAACTGTGGTCGAAGCTCGGAGCTGATGGCACGGCCGTCGACGCCCAGTTCGCCCTGCGGCTTGCGGATGAGTCGACGGGAGAAGAACAACAATGA
- a CDS encoding HAMP domain-containing sensor histidine kinase gives MNDAIKERGLVLVCNAAGFVDRILRDDLGLGARIPPGTSFTHLVDHEAREKAQAFVAEMQLKHAAHDWEITVPLDAHLMPLHFSGARVDDGFLVVVASTRDDLHRINEELMRINNEQANALRMVAKDLALHARGNRALDDAAYEQLTRVNNELANLQRELAQKNAELQKLNETKNRFLGMAAHDLRSPLGVIMAYAQFLEAEATPVLSEEQREFVATIHRTSEFMLNLVTDLLDVSTIESGRLELQRAMIDVAALVERNVTLNRTLAARKRIAVDFVPSPVGPVQAELDANKIQQVLNNLLTNAVNYSHADTRVIVTLEASPESVTVSVRDQGQGIPAEELPKLFRPFGRTRVRGTAGEQSTGLGLAIARRIVEGHGGEIAVESQVGRGSEFRVILPRFTSALSR, from the coding sequence ATGAATGACGCGATCAAGGAGCGCGGTCTGGTCCTTGTGTGTAACGCGGCCGGTTTCGTGGACCGCATTTTGCGCGACGACCTCGGGCTGGGCGCGCGGATTCCGCCCGGCACATCTTTCACCCACTTGGTGGACCATGAGGCAAGGGAAAAGGCCCAGGCATTTGTAGCAGAGATGCAACTGAAGCACGCGGCGCACGACTGGGAAATCACCGTGCCCCTTGATGCCCACCTCATGCCGCTCCATTTCAGCGGAGCCCGCGTGGATGATGGCTTCCTTGTCGTCGTCGCGAGCACCCGGGATGACCTCCACCGGATCAACGAGGAGTTGATGCGGATCAACAACGAGCAGGCGAATGCCCTGCGGATGGTGGCCAAGGATCTCGCCCTCCACGCCCGGGGCAATCGCGCGCTTGACGACGCGGCCTACGAACAGCTCACGCGCGTCAACAACGAGCTGGCCAATCTCCAGCGGGAGCTGGCGCAAAAGAACGCGGAGCTGCAGAAGCTGAACGAAACCAAGAACCGTTTCCTGGGTATGGCCGCCCACGATCTGCGCAGTCCGCTTGGCGTCATCATGGCCTACGCGCAATTCCTCGAGGCGGAGGCCACGCCCGTTCTCAGCGAGGAGCAGCGCGAGTTTGTCGCCACCATCCACCGGACCAGCGAGTTCATGCTCAACCTGGTGACTGACCTGCTGGATGTCAGCACGATCGAATCGGGCCGCCTCGAGCTGCAACGGGCGATGATCGATGTCGCCGCGCTGGTGGAGCGCAATGTGACCCTGAACCGGACCCTCGCGGCCCGGAAACGTATTGCGGTGGATTTCGTGCCGTCGCCCGTCGGTCCGGTGCAGGCGGAGCTCGACGCGAACAAAATCCAGCAGGTGCTAAACAACCTCCTGACCAACGCCGTGAATTACTCGCATGCAGACACCCGCGTGATCGTCACGCTTGAAGCCTCGCCCGAGTCCGTCACGGTCAGCGTCCGCGATCAGGGGCAGGGCATCCCGGCAGAGGAATTGCCGAAGCTCTTCCGGCCCTTCGGCCGCACCCGCGTCAGGGGGACCGCCGGGGAGCAGAGCACCGGCCTGGGACTCGCGATCGCTCGGCGCATCGTCGAGGGGCATGGCGGCGAGATCGCCGTGGAGAGCCAGGTCGGTCGTGGTTCTGAATTCCGGGTAATCCTGCCACGATTTACCTCGGCGTTAAGTCGGTGA
- a CDS encoding response regulator transcription factor, with translation MQSANAKRILLVDDDLPRCGLITRVLAGSGYVVHAAHTGERALDLVSREPTPDLVLMDVVLPGISGIEACRQIGERARKRSTPVLLMSGCAIGSIEQAEGLEAGAVGYVAWPISARELKARVSAALGTNQRPQSEHTPDLSPRQLEVVAWIAEGLATKEIAVKLGITVRTAETHRAAILRRLGLRSSSLLVRYAIERGITPNTLGLQ, from the coding sequence ATGCAATCAGCAAATGCCAAGCGCATCCTGCTGGTCGACGACGACTTGCCGAGATGCGGCCTCATCACACGGGTGCTTGCCGGGTCCGGTTACGTTGTGCACGCCGCACACACGGGAGAACGAGCGCTGGATCTGGTAAGCCGCGAGCCCACGCCAGACCTTGTCTTGATGGACGTCGTGCTGCCCGGGATCTCCGGGATCGAAGCCTGCCGGCAGATTGGCGAGCGAGCGCGGAAGAGATCGACTCCTGTTCTCCTGATGTCGGGGTGCGCCATCGGCTCGATCGAGCAGGCGGAGGGCCTTGAGGCTGGCGCCGTCGGTTATGTCGCCTGGCCCATCTCGGCGCGCGAGCTCAAGGCGCGCGTTTCCGCGGCCCTCGGTACGAACCAGCGTCCGCAGAGTGAGCACACGCCCGACTTGTCCCCTCGCCAACTGGAAGTCGTGGCGTGGATTGCCGAAGGGCTCGCGACCAAGGAAATCGCAGTGAAGCTTGGAATTACCGTGCGCACGGCTGAGACTCACCGCGCAGCAATCCTGCGGCGACTGGGGCTTCGCTCCTCCTCCCTTCTTGTGCGATATGCGATTGAGCGCGGCATCACGCCGAACACCCTCGGTCTGCAGTAG
- a CDS encoding tyrosine recombinase XerC: MREHLKEFLAYLSLNRHVSPHTVRAYESDITQYLAWVAADKDRKMSALTPDDLGLSSVRSHLAELNKAGKARSSVARKLSALRTFVKYLRREELIEHDPTARAVAPKRDQTIPTHLSEPEMARLIEMPSTADPLGRRDRAILELFYASGLRLSELVGINLEDLNLSSRMVRVMGKGGKQRLLPFNQNAAATLRAWMADRAAILAARQARAGRRAAIAPRRKASAAVRHRAAVDPLFLNARGGRLTGRSVDRLLRRYVALCSTRLGISPHALRHSFATHLLQRGADLRAIQELLGHSRLSTTQRYTHVNTAQLIDVYRKSHPRASAVAAEGRFGETKSSKSE; the protein is encoded by the coding sequence GTGCGCGAGCATTTAAAGGAATTCCTGGCCTATCTCAGCCTGAATCGGCACGTGTCGCCGCACACCGTGCGCGCCTACGAGAGCGACATCACCCAGTACCTGGCCTGGGTGGCCGCCGACAAGGACCGCAAGATGTCGGCCCTGACCCCGGACGACCTTGGCCTGAGCTCGGTGCGCTCGCACCTGGCGGAGCTGAACAAGGCCGGCAAGGCGCGATCGTCGGTGGCGCGCAAGCTGTCGGCGCTGCGCACGTTCGTGAAATACCTGCGGCGGGAAGAGCTGATCGAGCACGACCCCACCGCCAGGGCCGTGGCGCCCAAGCGCGACCAGACCATTCCCACCCACTTGTCCGAACCGGAGATGGCCAGGCTGATTGAGATGCCGAGTACCGCCGACCCGCTGGGCCGCCGCGACCGCGCCATTCTCGAGTTGTTCTACGCCTCGGGTCTGCGGTTGAGCGAACTGGTCGGGATCAACCTCGAGGATCTGAATTTGTCGAGCCGGATGGTTCGCGTCATGGGCAAAGGCGGCAAGCAGCGCCTGCTGCCGTTCAACCAGAACGCGGCGGCCACGCTGCGCGCCTGGATGGCCGACCGGGCCGCGATTCTGGCCGCGCGGCAGGCGCGGGCTGGCCGTCGCGCCGCCATCGCGCCCCGCCGGAAAGCGTCCGCCGCGGTCCGTCACCGGGCGGCCGTCGATCCGCTGTTCCTGAACGCGCGCGGCGGGCGGCTGACCGGCCGCAGCGTCGATCGCCTGCTGCGCCGCTACGTGGCCTTATGCAGCACGCGCCTCGGCATCAGCCCCCACGCGCTGCGCCACTCGTTCGCCACGCACCTGCTGCAGCGTGGCGCCGACCTCAGGGCGATCCAGGAGTTGCTGGGGCACTCGCGCTTGAGCACGACCCAGCGCTACACGCACGTCAACACCGCACAGCTGATCGACGTCTACCGCAAATCGCACCCGCGCGCCTCCGCCGTCGCGGCCGAAGGCCGCTTTGGCGAGACTAAGTCGTCCAAGAGCGAGTAG
- a CDS encoding antibiotic biosynthesis monooxygenase, whose amino-acid sequence MDQSISAISPAPQGFVAISRFTIANGMTAQVKAAFRARPHLVDSASGFCRMEVISPVDHPEEIWLITFWTDEQSFRTWHRSHMYRDSHKGIPKGLKLVPGETEIRHFEHVAS is encoded by the coding sequence ATGGATCAATCTATTTCAGCAATTTCGCCCGCCCCGCAGGGCTTCGTGGCCATCAGCCGCTTTACCATCGCAAATGGGATGACCGCTCAGGTCAAAGCAGCTTTTCGTGCCCGCCCGCACCTCGTTGACAGCGCCTCCGGGTTTTGCCGCATGGAAGTGATCAGCCCAGTTGATCATCCCGAGGAGATCTGGCTGATTACTTTTTGGACTGATGAGCAAAGCTTCCGCACCTGGCACCGCAGCCATATGTACCGGGACTCGCACAAGGGGATCCCCAAGGGCCTCAAGCTGGTCCCCGGCGAAACCGAGATCAGGCATTTCGAGCACGTGGCCTCCTGA